AGCAACCCGACGATAGCAGCGGCACGGTGACGATCAGCGCGGGGCGATCGAACATCGTCATCAAACAGGACGGCGACATCAACATGTCCGCGGCCGGTGCGATATCGATCCGGGCAACCGGCGATCTCACGCTCGAAGGACAGAGCGTCAAAGTGCAGTCGCGCACCGACGTCGGCATCGAAGGGCAGACGCAGGCGGCACTCAAGGGTGGTCTGAGTGCGACCGTGGACGGCGGCATGGCAGCGAACGTGCAGGCGACAGCGGTGACGATCAAGGGACAAACGGCATTCGTCGTGTGAGAGGTTTCGATGCCAGGAGCACCCGTGACGATCGGAGCCGCTGTCCTCCTGACGCCCGGCGCGGCTGGCCCACCGGACTCCGGCGTGATTCTCGTAATCCCGCCGCCAGCCGTGACGGCGGCGGGGATGCCGCTGGCGATGACCGGTTGCGTCTGCCAGGTGATCAACTCCCTGACAGGTGTGCCGTACCCGCTGGTTGTCAGCACGGGCGGGAGTGCCGCGGTGAGGGTAAGCGGCAAAGCGTTGTTGCGAGTGGGCGACCTGATTACTTTGCCGGGCGCCGTTTTGAGCATCATCGGACCGCCAGCCGCGACGTTTGTGGTGGATCAGACACCTTGAAAGAGGGAGAGAGATCGTGGACGAGCATGGCGATTTCGGCGTCGATCTCCTCGTGTTGCCAGACACAAGCCGTGCCAACAACCGGATTTTCGGTTTCGACTTCCAGTTGAAAAGCGATGGCTCGACGGATTTGGCCACCGTCGAAGGTGTGGGAAATCTGAAGCAGGCGTTACTGCTCCGCTTGATGACGCGACCAGGTGATTTGGAGGCGTTGGGCCATCCTGATTACGGTTCGTACCTCTTCGAACTCATCGGGAAGCCCAACACGCCGACCATGCACAACCAGGCGAAGGCACTTTTCCTGCGCACATTGGCTCAGGAGCCGCGAATTCGGGGTGCCACCACTGTGGACGTGCAACAAGACCCTGCGGACTGTAACGCGATCGTGATTAAGGCGGAATTGGAGGTCGCGAACCCCACTAAGACTGTGCGACTGCAATTCGTCTTCGGAACAGGAGCTAGTCAATGAGCACGGTGACTCAGGCCGCGTTAGCCCATTCCTACGGCGACATTGTCACCGATATCCTGACGCGGATGGTTGGAGGCATCGCCAACGAACCGATTCGTTTCGCCGAGGGTGTAGCCCGCTACGCGCTGACACGGCCAACGGCCCAGGTATTCACGGTTACGGGTCTCGTGCGGCCCGTTGATGGCGACGGGCAACCGTACACATTCGTCGATGGAGGGGACTTTGCGTTCGACCCGGCGACCAACGAAATCGTCTGGAGTGACAGCAAGGACGCACACCTGCCCCAGGACGACACAGATTTCTACGTCGATTACCGTCCGATCGATGCATCCTCACCGCTGGACGACGTCAGCGTCGGCAGCGTAACGCGCATTCTCAGTGAAGCGATCGGGCGCGAAATCTCCATTCTTTACGATCGACTCAAGGATGTGTACCTGTCGGCGTTCGTCGACACCGCAACCGGTGGCGACCTGGACCGGGTTGTGGCCATCCTGGGGGTGTCGCGCCGGGGCGCGGACGCGCGAGTTGGCGAGGCGACGTTCTTCGGGGTGGCGGGGCGGCGCGACGCCGTGAATATCCCGGTGGGCACCGCAGTGAGTACGGTCAAGGGCGACCGCTTCCTCACGACCGAATCGCGCGTCTTGCAAGCGAGCCAGTCCAGCATCGACGTGCCCATCCGCGCGGAGAAGGCGACTCTGGCAGCGGCCGGGGAAATCACAAAACTCGTGATCACGATTCCGGGCATCGCAAGCGTTCGTAACCGCGATGCGCTGACGCCGCCTGAAAAGAAAGAAAGCGACGACGAGTTGCGCACGCGTGCGAAGGGGTACTTGCGAAGCATCGGCAAGGCCACACGCAAAGCCCTGGAAGCGGCGATCTCCGAGGCAGGTGGTACGCTCGCGGACTTCGCCGACCCGAACACCGCCCCCCCGGATAAATTGCCGCCCACCGCCCCCGGCGTCGTTCGGTTGGTCGTCAACTGCCCGGCTGACAAACTCGCCGCGGTGAAGCAGGCGATTGGGGAGACGCGCGCGGCAGGGGTCTTGACCGTCTTCGGGCTGGCGCAAGTGTTGATCCGGCCGCGTCTCAAAGTCAACGTTGCCCGCCCTCTGACACCCAAAAGACGAGCCGAGTTGCTCGACGCGATCGTGAGCGCGTTGAGGCAAATCGTTACCGCTGTGCCACCGGGCGAATCGCCAGTCGGCAAGGATCTACTCGATCAGTTGAAGGCGAGAGTGCCGGAAGTTCAGGCCGCGCGGTTCGCCGACCTGATGGCGTGGACCATCGATGACACCGGCAAGCGTACGCAAGCACGGGACCGCATTCAGGCGGTGCCGAATCCCGATGCGACCTCGCCCGCCCCGGTGCCTGCCACCGACGACGACGTGGAAGCAGGAGCCTTCCAGGTATCAACTACGTTGGGTGGCAACCCGGTTCCGCTCGCGCTGGAAATTCAACCGACGGATATCCTGCTCCTCGAAGGGACGAGCCCATGAGTACCGCCAATTCCTTCGCACGGAACATTCTCAAGTCCCTGCCGCGGACCTTGCGCGTTACCAGGCCCGCGTCGGTGCAAGCCGTTGTGGTGGAAGCCTTCGCGGCGGCGCTCCTCGAACTCGACAACGCAGCCGGGGCTAGCAAACTGACCCACTGGGTCGGTACCGCCGACGAGAAGGAGGCTGAACCCGACGATCTGGGGAAAATTGCGGCACTGTTCGGTCTGGCCCCTCGCCCCGATGAATCCGCGTCGCAGTTCCGGGAACACCTGAAACGCTACATTCAGATTTTCATCCGGGGCACGACGACCGTGCCCGGCGTGCTCCGACTGACGGCGGAACTCTTGGACTTGCGAGTTGACCCCACCCAGTTCGACTACTGGTGGAATCGGGATGGCGCTCTGGAGGTGTACCGGCCCCGTCACGACGACGCGGCGACTTCCCTCTTCGGTGTCCCGGCGGTCACAGTTACAGGTACGGTGGCGTCAAGTGCCCGTATCGCTGGCACCGTATTGTTGCCAGGTGTGCTCCCACTGCCGCAGGGGCGGAAATTGGCACTGCGTATCGATGGCGGCCGAGTGCTGGTAATCGATGTGAGCGGCGTTGCAGAGCCTGAAGTGTTAGTCGCGCGCATTAACGGCGTCTGTGGAACGTCCGTCGCTCAACTTCGCGACGGACGTTTGGCATTGTCCTCGCCCGGTGTCGGCCCGCGCAGCAGCCTAGAGGTTATCGAAGGTTCCGATGACGCAGCAGGCGAGTTGCTGGGATTGGCTCTACGTACCTACCGCGGGAATTCGGGCGGGGCCGCAGCCACCCTCACCGGAACGGTTCGACTTGACCGCGATGTCGATCTCGGCCGCGCGTTCAACTTACGCTTGCGCGTGGACGCCCGGCGCCCGGTGACGATCGACTGCAGCGGTGAGACGCCCCAGCGGACCCGCCTGGAGGAGATCATTGGTGCTATCAACGGCGCCTGCCGTGCCGACATCGCCTCGCGGAGTCCTGATGGTCGGTTGGTGCTGACCTCGCCGTCTGGCGGCACGGACAGCCTGCTCGTACTGGAGATGCCGACAAGTGACGACGCGACAGAGGTGTTGCTGGGAGTACGGCCACGAACGGCGCGGGGCAATGCCGCAACACGAGCGTCAGTTCAAAGCCTGGGGCCTGACGAACTGCCCACCGAAACGGATTCTTTGACTGGCAACGGCGCATACGACGCGCGCGCGCGACGGTACCTCGGCCTGGGCATCGACGACGAACCGATGCGCGAAATCGATTTGGCGTCGCACGCCAAGGACCCCGCCAACGCTACCGCGGGCGAGCTGGCGGAGGCGATTAACGCGGCTGTGGGCTGGGGCGTGGCCTCGGTCAGTCCGGATGATCGCCTGACGATCACGTCTCTGGTGGATGGCGAAGCAGGGCGGGTGGCGATTGAGGTGCTGGTCCGACGCGAGCGGCGGCGTTTCACGAGCCGCGCAATCGCGAAGGAAGATGCGGCGGTCCGCATCTTCGGAGACGTTCCCCGCGACGTCTCCGGAGATGCCACCGCTGCGTTCATTGAGGGAATAGATCTTCCCCGTGGAGTGGATGTTCACTGGAGCCCAATACTCCGACTCGCGGTCGATGGTGGCGCGGCCCGCGACATCATCCTGGCCGGGAGTAAACCGAACCTCGTATTCGTTGACGAAATCACTACCGCCGTAAACGCTGTTTTCCCTGGCGTTGCCACAGTGTCAGACCAAACGGCTCGCGTGCGCCTAACGTCGCCGACCGTCGGTGAGACGAGCCGGCTTCAGTTATTTCCTGTCCTCCACCTGGACGTCAGTGAGTATGAGACCGAAGACGCCGTACCGGTGGAGGCAACCCTGAACCCTGGCGAAATGCTGGCGGTTGGGAATGTCGGCGCGGGGGATACGTTCGCCGAACTCTGGCTGACAGCACCCACGGGCTCATCCGGGCCGAGCCTGTTGAAAGTCGAACAGGGGTGGGGGCTCCGCTTACTCCGACTGCTCGCTGCTGGCGAAACCGTACGCTTTTGGAGGTCGCAGTCGGGGCAACTCCGCGGAGAGCGAATTCGCGCCGACAAAAAGGAGTCACTTTCTGGCACGGACTTTCTAGTTGGCCCGCTCGGTATCCAGGTACTCGTTCCGTGCCCGGAGTGGCGCGAAGCGGGGCGGAATCCGGAAGGCGACCTGACCGTCCAGCTTAACGACCCGACCGCCCCGCAACTGGTACAGGTGCGATCCCGGCGCACGACAGAAGTTGCCTGGTTAGCGCGGGTCCGCCCCCTCCTCACGCCCGACGGCCTGACGCCGTTGTCGATCCGCGCACCGTGGAGCGCCGAGAGGTTTGATTTGCCGGATCTTCCGCCCAGTGGTCACTGTCGCCTGAGCGGGGTCATCCGCCGCAGTGGCGACGGCTACACGTTGTACGGGGTGCCCCCACAAAGCCCGGTAAGGATCATGACTTCGTCGGGTATCAATTTGGCCGACCAACTCGATCCAGTCGTGGTCGTGGTGGGAGGACAGCTTGTCCCCTGGACCCGTCCGCGGCTTGATGCGTCTCGGGTTGCCTACGCCGACCTGCCCGTTGATGCGCACTTCCAGCCCGCGGACCTGCCGGACGGGGGGCCAATCCGTTTGCACGGGCGAGTATCTCGTGTCGGTGGGCAATTTTACCTGGAAGGGCGAGCCCCCAAGTTCTCGGTCGAGTTGCTGCCGGTGTTCGGCATCGACTGGGCCATCTACAGCGATCAGGAGAAAGGCGTTATCGTCGACGGATCGCTTCAACCTTGGGCGCCTCGGTTGCGACTGCGATCTCTGGCGCGATTATTCGACGTGACCCTTCGGCGCGACACTGACGGTACCACCGAGGACTACCCCGCCGTTACACTTGGTGTCCCGGGCGATCCGAACTCGCTCGCGCTGGCGGTTGCTCGGAAAGCTTCTCAACTCGCAGTCATTCAGGAATTTGCCAAGGATGAGTTCCTGCGTCTGCCCACCGGGACGACGACCTGGCAGTTCAACGATTCACCTGCCGCCCGATTCAACGCGGGACCGAGTGACCCGCTGTTCGGACAGGCACGGTTCCCCGACGGCGCCGACCCGACCGGTGGTATCTTCGACGTGAGCCTCTGGAGCGGTTCGGCGGATTCACATGCACCGTCGGACCGAAGCCTCTACGGTCCCGGCGACAGTTCGGGCGCGGTCGGGTTGCGCCTCCGCTGGCCGATCCAAAGAGCCGGTTCGTTCACCGTTCATTTACCCGCGGAGTTGCCGCCAGAATTCGGTGGCTATTTCAACGTCTCCCGGTTCACCCCAATCGCGAACGATGGCCGCGCACAGGTCGAGAGCTACACACACGCTGGTCGAACTCCCTGGCAAGCCCAGTCTGGTATCATCCAAACGATCCAAAAACTGCACGACGAGACTCCCGTTGGCGGCCCTCCTGCATCCTGGGTCTACGCCTCCATCCACCCGCAGTCGCGACCGCCAATGGGCTGGACGGCACACCCCGTCCCTTACCGTCGAACAAAGACGCTGACGCTCGGTCGACCAGACCAAAGGGCGGCGATTTACCTGTCCGCACCTGGCATAGCCGGGTTGCTCCGCCTGGAAGCGATCACCGTGGGCGAATGGGGGAACCGGATAGGGGTTGCCGTT
This region of Gemmata massiliana genomic DNA includes:
- a CDS encoding GPW/gp25 family protein — encoded protein: MDEHGDFGVDLLVLPDTSRANNRIFGFDFQLKSDGSTDLATVEGVGNLKQALLLRLMTRPGDLEALGHPDYGSYLFELIGKPNTPTMHNQAKALFLRTLAQEPRIRGATTVDVQQDPADCNAIVIKAELEVANPTKTVRLQFVFGTGASQ
- a CDS encoding baseplate J/gp47 family protein encodes the protein MSTVTQAALAHSYGDIVTDILTRMVGGIANEPIRFAEGVARYALTRPTAQVFTVTGLVRPVDGDGQPYTFVDGGDFAFDPATNEIVWSDSKDAHLPQDDTDFYVDYRPIDASSPLDDVSVGSVTRILSEAIGREISILYDRLKDVYLSAFVDTATGGDLDRVVAILGVSRRGADARVGEATFFGVAGRRDAVNIPVGTAVSTVKGDRFLTTESRVLQASQSSIDVPIRAEKATLAAAGEITKLVITIPGIASVRNRDALTPPEKKESDDELRTRAKGYLRSIGKATRKALEAAISEAGGTLADFADPNTAPPDKLPPTAPGVVRLVVNCPADKLAAVKQAIGETRAAGVLTVFGLAQVLIRPRLKVNVARPLTPKRRAELLDAIVSALRQIVTAVPPGESPVGKDLLDQLKARVPEVQAARFADLMAWTIDDTGKRTQARDRIQAVPNPDATSPAPVPATDDDVEAGAFQVSTTLGGNPVPLALEIQPTDILLLEGTSP